A genomic region of Mobula hypostoma chromosome 16, sMobHyp1.1, whole genome shotgun sequence contains the following coding sequences:
- the LOC134357457 gene encoding glyoxylate reductase/hydroxypyruvate reductase-like isoform X2 has translation MLTDKIDSDILQAAGPCLKVISTLSVGFDHLSLGEIKNRGIRVGYTPDVLTDSTAELTVALLLATSRRLMEAAEEVKNGGWTAWKPLWMCGHGLAGSTVGIVGLGRIGLAIAQRLMPFGVKRFLYTGRQPRPEAAAKIRGEYVPLNELAEESDFIVVSCSFSPETKGMCNMDLFSKMKKTAVFINTSRGPVVNQDDLYKALTTGQIAAAGLDVTDPEPLPTSHPLLSLKNCVILPHIGSATYATRSTMSVLTANNILAGLKGEPMPSEVKL, from the exons GGCCGTGTTTGAAAGTCATCAGCACGCTTTCTGTTGGATTTGACCATCTCTCGCTGGGAGAAATTAAAAACCG GGGAATCCGTGTGGGCTACACTCCTGATGTTCTGACTGACTCCACCGCTGAACTCACCGTGGCGTTGCTCTTGGCTACGTCTCGCCGACTGATGGAAGCAGCAGAAGAAGTTAAAAA TGGAGGATGGACTGCGTGGAAGCCCCTGTGGATGTGTGGTCATGGATTAGCTGGAAGCACCGTGGGAATAGTAGGCCTAGGACGAATAG GCCTTGCAATTGCTCAGAGACTGATGCCATTTGGAGTGAAGAGATTCCTATACACCGGACGACAGCCAAGGCCAGAAGCTGCTGCCAAAATACGTGGTGAATATG TGCCTCTGAATGAATTGGCTGAAGAATCAGACTTCATTGTTGTATCGTGTTCCTTCAGTCCTGAAACCAAGGGAATGTGTAACATGGATCTGTTTTCCAAAATGAAGAAGACAGCAGTATTTATTAACACCAGCAG GGGACCAGTGGTAAACCAGGATGATCTTTACAAGGCTTTGACCACTGGACAGATTGCTGCCGCAGGGCTGGATGTCACTGATCCAGAGCCATTACCCACCAGTCATCCTCTGTTGTCACTGAAAAACTGCG TTATACTGCCCCACATTGGAAGTGCCACTTATGCAACTAGAAGCACCATGTCTGTACTGACAGCCAACAACATCCTGGCTGGTCTAAAAGGAGAGCCGATGCCAAGTGAAGTCAAACTGTAA